The Solanum pennellii chromosome 4, SPENNV200 genomic interval TTAAGTTTAGATTCCTGTTACAACAACGCCGAGTTGGAAGTACCCAAGTTACTACAAGTCATATTGAAGATGGCTATGATTTGTGATGGTTTCGTACCTTCTCCTTCAGAGCTCGAATTATACCACTAAATGTAGCAGCAACATCAGTAAAGTTGGCTATTCCCCCACCTATCACAAGGGCTCTCTTACGGCCATCAGGATCTGCGGTTGCACACTGCATAATTGGCAATGAAATGAGTATCTTTCTcctaataaaaatattcttttcattCTCTAAACAAATAAACCAAGAAAATGCCATAACATGGTCACTATGATGGTATATCCTATTACGTTAACCAAATACTTTATGCTTACATCAATTACAACTCTCGCGTACTGCAAGACCTCTTCTTCATTTGGAGCACCGCTATATTCGGCATAATTACCGAGCTCAGAAGCATATCCAAGATCACCGACCTGAAGGTAACCCAACATGGCAATTAAAAGAATGCAGCAACAGAAGGATAGTCAAAGTAACCAGCTACATTGGGCTTAAGTTTTgcaaaggaaagaaacatacaGTATCTGCATAGATGACACTGGCACCTCCACCAGCAACCATCGTCCAAATTCGCCCCTTGGGGTTCAAGACTGTGAACTTCAAAGATGCACTTGTCTGAAATAGAACAATGAATTGAACACTTTAAACATGTTAACAATTGTTCATAGAACCATCTGCTACCTCAACTGACTCAGTTTAGACGAGGAACACTTTGTAGCGCACTGTAATGCTCAATATTTCATGCCCAAGAAACATGCAGTACACATCTACATTAAAAGAATCAGCTTTCTCCTCTTCTTGAATTTGTATTACTTGAAAAGGTTTTCTAAACGTTTTGATGGAAGATTCAACAACAGCTGTTTGTTTCGTTGTTCATCTCTTACAATTCCCAAAAGAGGGACTATTAAGACCGGGTAGATACATTTTTTACTTCCGGGGAGTGGGAGAGGATTGGCAATTCCAAGTCTTTCGTCCTTCAtgcttttattaattaaatgcCAAAGTGTCAAGAAATACCTTTTCATCCAGCCCATGAATAAAGCTCTCCGTAGCACTCATCACTCTTCCAAATGGCAATGGAAATTCAACATTTCCCCACCTGCAGAACAAAAGATATATTGTTATACTGATGATGCATGCATACAATACTCAAATATATCTGGAAAGCAGTAGACGGCTAAATGCCAGTGTTCCAAGAGATTACTTTTTGAAGTTCTTAAAAGTAGCAGTGTCATCAAGCTCTCCCCTCATATCCAGTGGATAAGGCTTTCCTTCGACCAATGTGAAAGGATTCATCTCCAGGAAAGTAAAGTCCAGATCTGATAGAAAGAATATTCAAAGGCTCAGGCAAATCCATGGCTATTAATGATGTGATAATGAAACTTGGGTATACAACATACCTTGAAACAAAGTATAAACCACTTTGAGGAACTCCTCAATTACACCTTTAATCTGTACAACACAAGTGAATTTCACATCGATTTCAGTGGTTTCAGATTACATTGCAGAAACTAATATGACATATAAACTCGGTCTATAcaacattttcttattttcccttttgcctttttctttttgaagaagaaaatcattaatcaaTGCTCCATTTTGacaatgaattttaaaatatgggTTGCAAGgatcaaattttcataatttgtgGCTTTCTCAAACATTTACCTCCAGTGGTAGAGTAGCAGCAAGTGGTGCACAAATCTCTGATGTAAAAGATGTCCCTGTTGGCACAAAGATTGTCTTAACCTGGATTTAACACGATCGCATGTCGAATCAATAGACATGCATAAAATACTGAACATatcaaaaaataacattttttctgTTGACTTGTAACAAAATATAGGCACATTTCAAGCACCTTGTCCCAGTTCTCTTCAATATCTATTCCTCCACATTCAGAAAAGCTAACAATACAACCAAGTCTGTCTGAAACAATATTTAGGTAAAACTCCTCATTGTGGGGTACAAATGGCTCAACAATAAAGGTTGTGATGGGCCCTTTGCATCCACTCATCTCAACCTGTTAATGtgaaaatacatattaatgGTATAAATTGTGTGTTTCTGGATAAAGTATTTATTGTGTTCTCTTTATAACAGAAATGATATTTTCAATCACCTCTTTGCCTAACCGTTCCTTCACAAAAAGAGCAACTTGAGCCAGATCAAGATTCAAGGCAACTAGCCCGCTTTTTCCACGCTTCCCAAATAACATATCAGGCTTTACCGccaatttttttgaagaaaccCATGGCTCTTTCTCTACAAGCTCATTCAAATCAGTTGAATCTGTAATCTAAGACATCAAAAGGAAAAATACCatcatcatattgcacacaggaATAAATTTCCGCATTCTTtcaaataaatcatctaatgCAATCTATAATTGTCACAAGTAACATGAGAGATTGTTTTCTCTAGTCCTTCAACCTCCAAATGAATCTAAGCCTGGCGTCTGGACCACAGAATAAACTCATTTAGCTCGCCTTTTTGAAGCGCTTAATACTAGAAAAAATGAATGACTTCAAGAAGATACACACTCGAATTCAATAAAGGAGGTAGAACTTTTATTAAGGAGTCTAAGTTCATGAACAAGCCTTGGGATGtcaatatgtataatatatatacataaaaagaaTACTTATATCAAATTTTCCGATGAAATCCCCTCAAAAACATGTGGCTCCCGCCACTGTACTTACTGATTCATATGCAGTGATTAAGCAAGACCCATTACCTACTATTCTTGAGTTTAGTAGGTAATCAATCAACAATCAACCAGATCTGTTTTACTAGAATGAGCAATATATGATGAATGCTCCAGACTTACAACAACTCgaataatttcaattttccaTCCTACATTTCATCGAATACAGTTGGCCTAATTTTAACAAAAGCAACCTAAAACTGCCCAGCATTCAGCTACCAgaacataaaagaaaagaggGTTTTAGGTGAGGGGTAATGTTGATTGAATCACAAGGTCATTCATTGATTTGAGTTACCTGGGCAGATTTGATGGACAAATCATAACCAGCAAGCCTCTTAAAGTGTTCTTTCAACAATCTTTTCGAATCATATTCTCTGATCTTCTTGCGGGCCATTTTCTCTGTTTAGAtccaaaaactcataattaacaaaaaaattcaaaccaaaaaaaaagaagcaaaaaagcTGAGATCTTAACCGTTAAAAAGCTGAATCTGTA includes:
- the LOC107018342 gene encoding ATP-citrate synthase alpha chain protein 2-like, with amino-acid sequence MARKKIREYDSKRLLKEHFKRLAGYDLSIKSAQITDSTDLNELVEKEPWVSSKKLAVKPDMLFGKRGKSGLVALNLDLAQVALFVKERLGKEVEMSGCKGPITTFIVEPFVPHNEEFYLNIVSDRLGCIVSFSECGGIDIEENWDKVKTIFVPTGTSFTSEICAPLAATLPLEIKGVIEEFLKVVYTLFQDLDFTFLEMNPFTLVEGKPYPLDMRGELDDTATFKNFKKWGNVEFPLPFGRVMSATESFIHGLDEKTSASLKFTVLNPKGRIWTMVAGGGASVIYADTVGDLGYASELGNYAEYSGAPNEEEVLQYARVVIDCATADPDGRKRALVIGGGIANFTDVAATFSGIIRALKEKESKLKAARMHIYVRRGGPNYQKGLAKMRSLGEEIGIPIEVYGPEETMTGICKQAIECITAAA